In Phacochoerus africanus isolate WHEZ1 chromosome 2, ROS_Pafr_v1, whole genome shotgun sequence, one DNA window encodes the following:
- the LOC125121559 gene encoding retinoic acid early transcript 1E-like isoform X1, which translates to MTGLLLLTLFLLEPGKTMGYAHPLCLDFAVTSQSRPGQPWCEVQGSVDTKPLLKYDSDSNQVTASGPLGEEVNGTKAWSDLTGTLGEVGRELRMVLPVIQLGTEETRGPPRLQAKLCCQLEAERGTAASWHFSFDGQTALLLDAMDMNWTVVNPGATGIKEQWQKDQDLAERFRKLAVGDCGHWLREFLGHWENVPEQEPTEPPLEPSDNQQLPAWIIPSSGLPVIVVLVLVVIVLIIVLVIRRCDRRSGTPAGIVLLGSNPEDSHQGHAEIC; encoded by the exons ATGACAGGCCTTCTTTTGCTGACACTGTTCCTGCTGGAACCCGGGAAGACTATGGGAT ATGCTCACCCGCTCTGCCTCGACTTCGCGGTCACATCTCAGTCCAGACCCGGACAGCCCTGGTGTGAAGTCCAGGGCTCAGTGGACACAAAGCCTCTCCTCAAGTATGACAGTGACAGCAACCAGGTCACAGCTTCGGGCCCCCTGGGGGAGGAGGTAAATGGCACCAAAGCATGGAGCGACTTGACTGGAACCCTGGGAGAAGTGGGCCGAGAGCTCAGGATGGTCCTGCCTGTCATCCAGCTGGGCACAGAGGAGACCAGGG GTCCTCCCCGGCTGCAGGCCAAGCTGTGCTGTCAGCTTGAAGCAGAGCGAGGCACCGCTGCCTCCTGGCACTTCAGCTTCGATGGGCAGACGGCCCTCCTCCTTGACGCCATGGACATGAACTGGACAGTCGTGAATCCCGGAGCCACAGGGATCAAGGAGCAGTGGCAGAAGGACCAGGACCTGGCAGAGCGTTTCAGGAAGCTCGCAGTGGGAGACTGTGGTCACTGGCTGAGGGAATTCCTAGGACACTGGGAGAATGTTCCGGAGCAGGAGCCCACAG aaCCACCGCTGGAGCCCTCAGATAACCAGCAGTTACCAGCATGGATCATCCCCTCCTCAGGCCTACCTGTCATTGTCGTCCTCGTCCTCGTCGTCATTGTCCTCATCATTGTCCTGGTCATCAGGAGATGTGATAGGAGATCAGGTACCCCAGCAG GTATTGTTCTTCTGGGCAGTAACCCAGAAGACAGCCATCAGGGTCATGCAGAGATCTGCTGA
- the LOC125121559 gene encoding retinoic acid early transcript 1E-like isoform X2 produces MTGLLLLTLFLLEPGKTMGYAHPLCLDFAVTSQSRPGQPWCEVQGSVDTKPLLKYDSDSNQVTASGPLGEEVNGTKAWSDLTGTLGEVGRELRMVLPVIQLGTEETRGPPRLQAKLCCQLEAERGTAASWHFSFDGQTALLLDAMDMNWTVVNPGATGIKEQWQKDQDLAERFRKLAVGDCGHWLREFLGHWENVPEQEPTEPPLEPSDNQQLPAWIIPSSGLPVIVVLVLVVIVLIIVLVIRRCDRRSGTPAVF; encoded by the exons ATGACAGGCCTTCTTTTGCTGACACTGTTCCTGCTGGAACCCGGGAAGACTATGGGAT ATGCTCACCCGCTCTGCCTCGACTTCGCGGTCACATCTCAGTCCAGACCCGGACAGCCCTGGTGTGAAGTCCAGGGCTCAGTGGACACAAAGCCTCTCCTCAAGTATGACAGTGACAGCAACCAGGTCACAGCTTCGGGCCCCCTGGGGGAGGAGGTAAATGGCACCAAAGCATGGAGCGACTTGACTGGAACCCTGGGAGAAGTGGGCCGAGAGCTCAGGATGGTCCTGCCTGTCATCCAGCTGGGCACAGAGGAGACCAGGG GTCCTCCCCGGCTGCAGGCCAAGCTGTGCTGTCAGCTTGAAGCAGAGCGAGGCACCGCTGCCTCCTGGCACTTCAGCTTCGATGGGCAGACGGCCCTCCTCCTTGACGCCATGGACATGAACTGGACAGTCGTGAATCCCGGAGCCACAGGGATCAAGGAGCAGTGGCAGAAGGACCAGGACCTGGCAGAGCGTTTCAGGAAGCTCGCAGTGGGAGACTGTGGTCACTGGCTGAGGGAATTCCTAGGACACTGGGAGAATGTTCCGGAGCAGGAGCCCACAG aaCCACCGCTGGAGCCCTCAGATAACCAGCAGTTACCAGCATGGATCATCCCCTCCTCAGGCCTACCTGTCATTGTCGTCCTCGTCCTCGTCGTCATTGTCCTCATCATTGTCCTGGTCATCAGGAGATGTGATAGGAGATCAGGTACCCCAGCAG TGTTCTAA
- the LOC125121563 gene encoding retinoic acid early transcript 1E-like: MSLAHTTRLLSLTLLLLLEPGKTLCYAHSLCLDFAVTSQSRPGQPWCEVQGSVDTKPLLQYDSDSNQVTASGRLGEEVNGTKAWSDLTGTLGEVGRELRMVLPDIQLGTEETRGPPRLQAKLCCQLEAERGTAASWHFSFDGQTALLLDAMDVNWTVVNPGATGIKEQWQKDQDLAERFRKLAVGDCGHWLREFLGHWENVPEQEPTEPPLEPSDNHQLPAGIIPPSGLPVTTGVNVIGIIIGVLVVLVVIVLIIVLVIRRCDRRSGTPAVF, encoded by the exons ATGTCACTGGCTCACACCACAAGGCTACTTTCACTGACACTGCTACTGCTGCTAGAACCCGGGAAGACTCTGTGCT ATGCTCACTCGCTCTGCCTCGACTTCGCTGTCACATCTCAGTCCAGACCCGGACAGCCCTGGTGTGAAGTCCAGGGCTCAGTGGACACAAAGCCTCTCCTCCAGTATGACAGTGACAGCAACCAGGTCACAGCTTCGGGCCGCCTGGGGGAGGAGGTAAATGGCACCAAAGCATGGAGCGACTTGACTGGAACCCTGGGAGAAGTGGGCCGAGAGCTCAGGATGGTCCTGCCTGACATCCAGCTGGGGACAGAGGAGACCAGGG GTCCTCCCCGGCTGCAGGCCAAGCTGTGCTGTCAGCTTGAAGCAGAGCGAGGCACCGCTGCCTCCTGGCACTTCAGCTTCGATGGGCAGACGGCCCTCCTCCTTGACGCCATGGACGTGAACTGGACAGTCGTGAATCCCGGAGCCACAGGGATCAAGGAGCAGTGGCAGAAGGACCAGGACCTGGCAGAGCGTTTCAGGAAGCTCGCAGTGGGAGACTGTGGTCACTGGCTGAGGGAATTCCTAGGACACTGGGAGAATGTTCCGGAGCAGGAGCCCACAG aaCCACCGCTGGAGCCCTCAGATAACCACCAGTTACCAGCCGGGATCATCCCCCCCTCAGGCCTACCTGTCACTACCGGCGTCAACGTCATCGGCATCATCATTGGCGTCCTCGTCGTCCTCGTTGTCATTGTCCTCATCATTGTCCTCGTCATCAGGAGATGTGATAGGAGATCAGGTACCCCGGCAG TGTTCTAA
- the LOC125121564 gene encoding retinoic acid early transcript 1E-like — protein sequence MSLAHTTRLLSLTLLLLLEPGKTLCYAHSLCLDFAVTSQSRPGQPWCEVQGSVDTKPLLQYDSDSNQVTASGPLGEEVNGTKAWSDLTGTLGEVGRELRMVLPVIQLGTEETTGPPRLQAKLCCQLEAERGTAASWHFSLDGQTALLLDAMDMNWTVVNPGATGIKEQWQKDQDLAERFRKLAVGDCGHWLREFLGHWENVPEQEPTEPPLEPSDNQQLPAWIIPPSGLPVIVVLVLVVIVFIIVHVIRRCDRRSGTTAVF from the exons ATGTCACTGGCTCACACCACAAGGCTACTTTCACTGACACTGCTACTGCTGCTAGAACCCGGGAAGACTCTGTGCT ATGCTCACTCGCTCTGCCTCGACTTCGCTGTCACATCTCAGTCCAGACCCGGACAGCCCTGGTGTGAAGTCCAGGGCTCAGTGGACACAAAGCCTCTCCTCCAGTATGACAGTGACAGCAACCAGGTCACAGCTTCGGGCCCCCTGGGGGAGGAGGTAAATGGCACCAAAGCATGGAGCGACTTGACTGGAACCCTGGGAGAAGTGGGCCGAGAGCTCAGGATGGTCCTGCCTGTCATCCAGCTGGGGACAGAGGAGACCACGG GTCCTCCCCGGCTGCAGGCCAAGCTGTGCTGTCAGCTTGAAGCAGAGCGAGGCACCGCTGCCTCCTGGCACTTCAGCCTCGATGGGCAGACGGCCCTCCTCCTTGACGCCATGGACATGAACTGGACAGTCGTGAATCCCGGAGCCACAGGGATCAAGGAGCAGTGGCAGAAGGACCAGGACCTGGCAGAGCGTTTCAGGAAGCTCGCAGTGGGAGACTGTGGTCACTGGCTGAGGGAATTCCTAGGACACTGGGAGAATGTTCCGGAGCAGGAGCCCACAG aaCCACCGCTGGAGCCCTCAGATAACCAGCAGTTACCAGCCTGGATCATCCCCCCCTCAGGCCTACCTGTCATTGTCGTCCTCGTCCTCGTCGTCATTGTCTTCATCATTGTCCACGTCATCAGGAGATGTGATAGGAGATCAGGTACCACAGCAG TGTTCTAA